The Candidatus Poribacteria bacterium genome contains the following window.
CTGCTCCGACAAGTCCAACACGGTAAGAAGTGTTCGTTGACATAATATTTCCTTTCTTTTAGGACTTACGCACAATGCTCTTTTGTAGCACAAACTGTTAGTTTGTGTCAGCAGACCGTCTGCATGTTTTTGAGAATCCCCGTCTAACAGAACATGCTATGGTCAAAACTGCGTAAGTCCTTTCTTTGTTATGTTGCTGTTAAGGGATAACCGTTTTCAACGATTGCTTTTTTCAGGAACTCAAATTCGTATTGTGGTAACGATGCTCCGGTCTCCAATTCGGCAATGTCTCTCTTCCAACGTTCTACTGCATCCGGACGAACGATAATTCGTCCCAAAGGGATACCTAAGAACGCCTCAAGCTCCTTGAGTATCCGTTCCTGATTCAGGACAAAGTCCTCAAAACGGATCTGGATAACATTTTTAGGCATCGGTGTCGCTTGCATGAGCTTATACTGATAGATCCAAGAAATCGCCCGTCTTTCATAGATGTCGTCCGTCTCTGGATACACAACGCCGAAGTCCCGAAGGTCATCCGTTTTGTGGCTACCCCGGATGCTATCCCGTGGGTCCCGAATCCAATGGATATACTTTATATCAGGAAACATCCGAATTA
Protein-coding sequences here:
- a CDS encoding sulfotransferase; protein product: MESLITVIGRGHSGTRAISHTLYASGVFMGSQLNPSGDKIPPHAMYDACRVMAQYVKWQGGLSWDFEPLFTMPIDPEFERLINTYLEDVLQNPAPHKGWKIPETTLVYPWIIRMFPDIKYIHWIRDPRDSIRGSHKTDDLRDFGVVYPETDDIYERRAISWIYQYKLMQATPMPKNVIQIRFEDFVLNQERILKELEAFLGIPLGRIIVRPDAVERWKRDIAELETGASLPQYEFEFLKKAIVENGYPLTAT